Proteins encoded together in one Novipirellula artificiosorum window:
- a CDS encoding ECF-type sigma factor yields the protein MSDVTRLLHEIEHGDPVASERLLPLVYDELRRLASYKLASEKSNMTLQATALVHEAYIRLVDTDRIQTWESRGHFFAAAAEAMRRILINRARDKGRLKRGGDRKRINLDAVTVAVTSDPADLLAFDQALEQLTDEDAVCAKLVKLRFFAGLTQGEAADALGIARRTADRYWAYARAWLYDYLDAT from the coding sequence ATGAGTGATGTAACGCGCCTACTCCACGAGATCGAGCACGGGGATCCCGTTGCGTCGGAACGGCTTCTGCCTCTCGTCTATGATGAACTACGTCGGCTCGCGTCGTACAAGCTGGCGTCCGAGAAGAGCAACATGACCTTGCAAGCCACGGCGCTAGTACACGAAGCCTACATACGACTTGTCGACACCGATCGGATTCAAACCTGGGAAAGTCGTGGGCATTTCTTCGCTGCCGCGGCGGAAGCCATGCGAAGGATTCTCATTAATCGTGCGCGTGACAAAGGAAGGCTAAAGCGAGGTGGAGACAGGAAGCGGATCAACCTTGATGCCGTCACGGTTGCCGTAACATCTGACCCCGCGGATCTGCTTGCATTTGATCAGGCATTGGAGCAGTTAACCGACGAGGATGCGGTGTGTGCTAAATTAGTGAAACTACGGTTCTTTGCGGGTTTGACGCAGGGCGAAGCCGCCGATGCGTTAGGGATCGCTCGACGAACCGCCGATCGCTACTGGGCATATGCGCGAGCGTGGCTATACGACTATTTGGACGCCACGTAG